The following proteins come from a genomic window of Methanomassiliicoccales archaeon:
- a CDS encoding alpha-1,2-fucosyltransferase, with amino-acid sequence MIVVSMMGGLGNQLFQYCTGRRLSLKYGTELRLNTSFYFFNRNPNVTPWPYGLDKFNIDVKTIDSEELTTFLNERIPKVKRMVNEMSFKVIKKRPFRNPCVYRERGIGFDPAVLDLPDDSCLIGYFPCDRYFKDIRQTLLHDLEINRPLKSECVSMVEQIHKTNSVCLHVRRGDYYSNPSAKKVHAVDLSDYYSKAIELIKEKVNDPHFFIFSDEPEWVRSNFHLNGSSTVVDINKPNEPEQDLMLMKECENFINANSTFSWWGAWLSRNEEKMVITPRQWFLVDHEVKDLCPKEWIAL; translated from the coding sequence ATGATAGTTGTCTCGATGATGGGTGGATTAGGAAATCAATTGTTCCAGTATTGTACGGGGAGACGATTGTCATTGAAGTACGGAACGGAATTGAGATTGAATACTTCGTTCTATTTTTTCAATAGAAATCCCAATGTCACACCCTGGCCATATGGTCTTGATAAGTTCAATATTGATGTCAAGACGATCGATTCTGAAGAGCTCACTACATTTCTAAATGAAAGAATACCAAAAGTTAAGAGAATGGTCAATGAAATGAGCTTTAAGGTAATAAAGAAACGGCCTTTCAGAAATCCCTGTGTTTATAGAGAAAGAGGTATAGGTTTTGACCCTGCGGTTCTGGACCTACCAGATGATAGCTGTTTGATCGGTTATTTTCCTTGCGACCGTTATTTCAAGGACATCCGGCAAACGCTCCTGCACGATCTGGAGATCAACCGACCTTTGAAGAGCGAGTGCGTCAGCATGGTCGAGCAAATTCATAAAACCAACTCGGTCTGTCTCCATGTGAGGAGGGGAGACTATTACTCCAATCCTTCAGCAAAAAAGGTGCACGCCGTTGACCTCTCTGATTACTATAGCAAAGCCATCGAATTGATCAAGGAAAAGGTGAACGATCCTCACTTCTTCATCTTCTCCGATGAACCGGAATGGGTTCGGTCGAATTTCCATCTTAATGGCAGCAGTACAGTTGTTGACATCAACAAGCCAAACGAGCCTGAACAGGACCTTATGTTAATGAAGGAATGTGAGAATTTCATTAATGCGAACAGCACGTTCAGTTGGTGGGGGGCCTGGCTTTCTCGGAACGAGGAGAAGATGGTCATCACCCCACGACAATGGTTTTTGGTCGATCATGAGGTCAAAGACCTTTGCCCAAAAGAATGGATCGCCCTGTGA
- the rfbF gene encoding glucose-1-phosphate cytidylyltransferase, with amino-acid sequence MKVVILAGGLGTRIGEESAIRPKPMVEIGGKPILWHIMKIYSKFGYNDFVICLGYKGYIIKEYFANYFRYNSNLTIDLQNNKVKVHDSECEPWKITLVDTGDNTMTGGRIKRVERFIDGDEFMLTYGDGVADIDINRLMEFHHRHGRKATLTSVMPPERFGIIDFGADDSVMNFVEKPHGDGSWVNAGFFVLKNDVLDYIDGDSCIWERAPLEQLAKEKQLMSYKHYGFWQAMDTMREKNLLNDTWNKGNAPWKIW; translated from the coding sequence ATGAAGGTAGTGATACTCGCTGGGGGATTGGGCACTAGGATTGGTGAGGAATCGGCCATCAGACCGAAGCCAATGGTGGAGATCGGGGGAAAGCCGATCCTCTGGCACATAATGAAGATATATTCCAAGTTCGGGTACAACGATTTCGTCATCTGCTTGGGATACAAGGGTTACATAATCAAGGAGTATTTCGCCAATTATTTCCGTTATAACTCCAACCTGACCATCGATCTCCAGAACAACAAGGTGAAGGTGCACGACAGCGAATGCGAGCCCTGGAAGATCACCCTGGTAGACACCGGCGACAATACCATGACCGGTGGGAGGATCAAAAGGGTGGAGCGGTTCATCGACGGCGACGAGTTCATGCTCACCTACGGAGACGGTGTGGCCGATATCGACATCAATCGTCTGATGGAGTTCCACCATCGGCACGGGCGCAAGGCCACTTTGACCTCCGTCATGCCCCCAGAGCGCTTCGGGATCATCGATTTCGGTGCCGATGATTCGGTCATGAATTTCGTGGAAAAGCCCCATGGGGACGGTTCCTGGGTGAACGCCGGCTTCTTCGTGCTTAAAAATGACGTCCTGGATTACATCGATGGGGACAGCTGCATCTGGGAACGTGCTCCTCTAGAACAGTTGGCCAAAGAAAAACAGCTCATGAGCTACAAGCACTATGGGTTCTGGCAGGCCATGGACACCATGAGAGAAAAAAACCTGCTGAACGACACGTGGAACAAGGGCAACGCCCCCTGGAAGATATGGTGA
- a CDS encoding GDP-L-fucose synthase, which translates to MNDLTKKLILVTGAHGFLGSFVVDNLVDKGVPRANIRTPSSKELDLRQWDNCKRAIKDIDMVLHVAGRGGGISYNRRFPGSLFYDNIIMNSQLMEAARMEGVGKFVGIGTVCSYPKFAQIPFKEEDVWNGYPEETNASYGLSKKMMIVQSEAYRQQYSFNAVNLLMVNLYGPRDDFDLENSHVIPALVRKFVEAVESGAKEVTVWGTGKASREFLYVEDAAEAIVLAGMKYDSSDPVNIGNGQELLIKDLVNKIAELTGFDGTIVWNSNQPDGQPKRCLDVTKAKERFGFEAKIGLDEGLKRTIKWFESSRS; encoded by the coding sequence TTGAACGACCTAACGAAAAAGCTGATATTGGTCACTGGGGCACACGGGTTCCTTGGAAGTTTTGTAGTTGATAATTTGGTTGATAAGGGCGTACCAAGGGCGAACATTCGAACGCCCAGCAGTAAAGAACTGGACCTCCGTCAATGGGACAACTGCAAGAGGGCGATCAAGGACATCGATATGGTGCTCCATGTCGCTGGAAGGGGCGGTGGGATAAGCTATAACCGTCGTTTTCCCGGGTCGCTATTCTATGACAACATCATCATGAACTCACAATTAATGGAGGCGGCTCGGATGGAGGGGGTGGGTAAGTTCGTTGGTATAGGGACGGTCTGTTCATATCCCAAGTTCGCTCAGATCCCATTCAAGGAAGAGGATGTATGGAACGGCTATCCCGAGGAGACCAATGCTTCCTATGGCCTTTCTAAGAAGATGATGATAGTCCAGTCCGAAGCTTATCGCCAACAATATTCATTTAACGCGGTCAACCTGTTAATGGTCAACCTTTACGGGCCCCGGGACGATTTCGATTTGGAAAACTCCCATGTGATCCCGGCGCTGGTCCGGAAATTCGTGGAAGCGGTTGAGTCGGGCGCGAAGGAGGTCACGGTCTGGGGAACGGGCAAGGCCTCTCGTGAATTTCTGTATGTAGAGGACGCCGCTGAAGCTATCGTTTTGGCCGGGATGAAATATGATAGCTCAGATCCGGTCAATATAGGGAACGGGCAGGAGCTATTGATAAAGGACCTGGTGAACAAGATCGCCGAGCTGACCGGCTTCGATGGTACGATCGTATGGAACTCGAACCAGCCAGATGGACAACCGAAGCGGTGTCTGGATGTGACCAAGGCCAAGGAAAGGTTCGGGTTCGAGGCCAAGATCGGATTGGACGAGGGATTGAAGAGAACGATAAAATGGTTCGAGTCATCCCGTTCGTAG
- a CDS encoding DegT/DnrJ/EryC1/StrS family aminotransferase produces MQKRWVGVGDFKITDIERKAINDVLDSGKITEGKKTHQFERKWADFVGTSKCVAVNSGTSALIVGMMALTELRKWPKRKTAITTPLTYVATSNSLVLTGFNPIYVDVDEKTFGITPDGIKEAIEGVKVDMPELILPVHLMGYPCDMGGISRICHDNGIALMEDSSQAHGTVVEGKRTGSMSDLSTFSFYIAHNIQAGELGAVCTDDPGIEKLMRSLKANGRRCDCVSCTRRDKGCVRRNDVDTRDPRFTHERIGYNFKTMEFQTSLASVQIDKVSEIIKTRSDNVRYLNDQLSMFADKIKLPDFDPNVSYLAYPMIVDESIDRDSLVKKLENRGVEARPLFGCIPTQQPSYLRYKKRYQGKLKVAERLGAHGMYVGCHQYLTHDDLDYIAQVFKEVLT; encoded by the coding sequence ATGCAAAAAAGATGGGTTGGAGTAGGCGACTTCAAGATCACCGATATAGAGAGAAAGGCCATAAATGATGTTCTAGACTCGGGAAAGATCACTGAAGGGAAGAAGACCCATCAGTTCGAACGTAAATGGGCGGATTTCGTGGGCACATCGAAATGCGTGGCCGTCAATTCTGGCACCAGCGCGCTCATCGTAGGGATGATGGCTCTGACCGAGTTACGGAAATGGCCGAAACGAAAAACGGCGATCACCACTCCTTTGACCTATGTTGCCACCTCGAACTCCCTTGTTCTCACTGGTTTTAATCCAATATATGTGGACGTGGACGAAAAGACCTTTGGCATCACCCCGGATGGTATTAAGGAAGCGATCGAGGGGGTAAAGGTAGATATGCCAGAGCTCATCCTTCCTGTACATTTGATGGGATATCCATGTGATATGGGGGGAATATCCCGCATATGCCACGACAATGGCATAGCACTTATGGAGGACTCGTCCCAGGCGCACGGTACTGTAGTGGAAGGGAAGAGGACCGGAAGTATGTCGGACCTATCCACGTTCTCATTCTACATCGCACACAATATTCAGGCTGGGGAGCTGGGTGCCGTCTGCACCGACGATCCTGGGATCGAGAAACTGATGCGAAGTCTAAAGGCCAACGGTCGACGGTGCGATTGCGTCTCATGCACTCGTCGAGATAAGGGATGCGTCAGACGCAATGATGTGGACACGAGGGACCCCAGATTTACGCACGAACGCATCGGGTATAATTTCAAAACCATGGAGTTCCAGACCTCCTTGGCATCGGTCCAGATCGATAAGGTGTCAGAGATCATAAAAACCAGGTCTGATAACGTGCGATATCTGAACGATCAGCTCTCCATGTTCGCAGATAAGATCAAATTGCCCGATTTTGATCCCAACGTGAGCTATCTGGCATATCCGATGATCGTTGATGAAAGCATCGACCGCGATTCCCTGGTCAAGAAATTGGAAAATAGAGGGGTCGAGGCCAGACCTCTGTTTGGTTGTATACCAACGCAGCAACCCTCTTATCTGCGATATAAAAAGAGGTATCAGGGAAAATTGAAGGTCGCGGAGAGGCTGGGGGCTCATGGCATGTACGTAGGTTGCCACCAATATCTTACACACGACGATCTGGATTACATAGCTCAAGTATTCAAGGAGGTATTGACTTGA
- the gmd gene encoding GDP-mannose 4,6-dehydratase → MSQKIALITGVTGQDGSYLVELLLSKGYQVHGIIRRASTFNTGRLDHIYTDPHEPDKNLFLHYGDLSDSEQINNLIFNIHPDEVYNLAAQSHVRVSFDMPEYTSEITGLGVTRLLEAIRRSHHPLRFYQASSSEMFGSAVPPQNENTGFQPRSPYACAKLYAYHMVKNYRDGYNIFTSNGILFNHESPRRGETFVTRKVTRAVAAILAGKQKKLYMGNLKARRDWGFAPEYVEAMWRILQHDRPLDIVVGSGGTNSVQEFVDAAFDYVGLKAQDYLEIDQRYFRPNEVEDLIADASKAKKELGWSAQIGFSDLVKIMVDADLRASGQEPIGEGDVIIRRKFPNKWWKGD, encoded by the coding sequence ATGTCACAAAAAATTGCTCTAATAACAGGGGTCACGGGTCAAGACGGTTCGTATCTGGTGGAATTGCTTCTTTCAAAAGGTTACCAGGTCCACGGCATCATCAGGAGGGCAAGCACTTTTAACACCGGTCGTTTGGACCATATATACACCGACCCCCACGAACCCGATAAGAACCTGTTCCTGCATTATGGGGACCTATCGGATTCAGAACAGATAAACAACCTTATTTTTAACATCCATCCGGACGAGGTCTACAATCTCGCCGCCCAAAGCCACGTTCGGGTATCCTTCGATATGCCGGAATATACCAGCGAGATCACCGGGTTGGGCGTCACACGCTTACTTGAGGCGATACGTCGCTCACATCATCCCCTCCGCTTTTATCAGGCTTCCAGTAGCGAGATGTTCGGCTCAGCGGTTCCACCCCAGAACGAAAATACCGGTTTCCAACCCCGCAGCCCATACGCCTGTGCCAAGCTTTACGCTTACCACATGGTAAAGAACTATCGTGATGGATACAATATTTTCACATCGAACGGCATTCTATTCAATCACGAATCTCCCAGAAGAGGAGAGACCTTCGTGACAAGAAAGGTCACAAGGGCAGTGGCCGCGATACTCGCTGGAAAGCAGAAGAAGCTATACATGGGCAATCTCAAAGCTCGGAGGGACTGGGGTTTCGCTCCCGAGTATGTGGAGGCCATGTGGCGCATACTGCAACACGATCGACCATTAGATATAGTGGTTGGTTCCGGTGGTACCAACAGCGTTCAGGAATTCGTAGATGCCGCGTTCGATTATGTCGGGTTGAAGGCCCAGGACTACTTGGAGATCGATCAACGATATTTCAGACCGAATGAAGTGGAAGATCTTATCGCCGACGCATCGAAAGCCAAGAAAGAGCTCGGATGGTCCGCACAAATAGGTTTCTCAGACCTCGTCAAGATAATGGTGGATGCTGACCTGAGAGCTAGTGGACAAGAACCAATAGGTGAAGGGGATGTAATAATACGTCGCAAGTTCCCGAACAAATGGTGGAAAGGGGACTGA
- a CDS encoding glycosyltransferase family 10: MYTVKFDNQDIKFPWGRQTPSGSYQWGDYKFVFNQDLGECDYWVVEESVPETTTCHCPPEHTVFMTGEPPCIRTYNPFFLYQFHTVVSCHRNLIHRRVINTQPALPWFIGMRWDSQTKNWKKEHNKDYDELQSMPDPKKDRLVSVITSDKTAIKGHRIRLDFVRKLEKEIGGDLDVFITNKMSLEDKWDAIGRYRYHIALENCIHTDFWSEKLADSILGLSYPIYYGCPNISDYLPNHSYTPININDYAGSLRTIKEIIYSDEREKHLDALREAKRRVLDQYNIFPLLASILDTLPPGGKHKQITIKPERKIYTRSVKNVVMGVGGLCKRMVN, encoded by the coding sequence TTGTACACAGTCAAGTTCGATAACCAGGACATTAAATTTCCATGGGGGAGACAGACACCAAGCGGTTCCTACCAATGGGGAGATTATAAGTTCGTTTTCAATCAGGACCTGGGCGAATGTGATTACTGGGTCGTTGAAGAATCAGTTCCCGAAACGACCACGTGCCACTGCCCTCCTGAACATACGGTGTTCATGACTGGAGAACCGCCATGCATACGAACCTATAATCCATTTTTTTTGTATCAGTTTCACACAGTGGTCAGCTGCCATAGGAACCTTATCCATCGCAGGGTCATAAACACACAACCAGCTTTACCATGGTTCATCGGTATGCGATGGGACAGCCAGACTAAAAATTGGAAAAAAGAGCATAATAAAGACTATGATGAACTGCAATCGATGCCAGATCCGAAAAAGGATAGATTGGTCTCGGTCATAACATCGGATAAGACCGCAATCAAAGGTCACCGTATCCGTTTGGATTTTGTCAGAAAATTGGAAAAGGAGATAGGAGGGGACCTGGACGTGTTCATCACCAACAAAATGAGCCTGGAGGACAAGTGGGATGCAATTGGCCGATATCGTTACCACATCGCCCTGGAAAATTGCATTCACACCGATTTCTGGTCCGAGAAGCTCGCCGATTCGATATTAGGTCTGAGTTATCCGATCTATTACGGGTGCCCCAATATCTCCGATTATCTGCCCAACCATTCATACACGCCAATAAACATAAACGACTATGCTGGTTCGCTTCGCACCATCAAAGAAATTATTTATTCAGATGAGAGGGAAAAGCATCTCGATGCGCTCCGAGAGGCCAAACGCCGGGTATTGGACCAGTACAATATATTTCCCTTATTGGCCAGTATTCTCGATACGCTTCCTCCGGGGGGCAAGCACAAACAAATCACAATAAAGCCTGAGAGAAAAATCTATACCCGCAGTGTAAAAAATGTTGTAATGGGGGTGGGGGGTTTGTGCAAGAGAATGGTAAACTGA